Proteins encoded together in one Ipomoea triloba cultivar NCNSP0323 chromosome 4, ASM357664v1 window:
- the LOC116017560 gene encoding uncharacterized protein LOC116017560, with protein MKESGLMRVLFCKIHCPFICFCKPSAAHLYTQAQLKLENTPHVPSSTVVAGDPSGEIGEAKEESLQGSKQQAAINGGRRSCIRKAPKEIEKKKSVQWVDNLGKELVEIKEFETSETGDTDNEDENRQCFCVIL; from the exons ATGAAGGAAAGTGGTTTGATGAGGGTTTTGTTCTGCAAGATTCACTGTCCATTCATTTGTTTCTGCAAGCCCTCTGCTGCCCATCTTTACACTCAAGCCCAACTGAAACTGGAAAATACCCCCCATGTCCCTTCTTCAACTGTTGTTGCTGGTGATCCCTCTGGAGAGATTGGTGAGGCTAAAGAGGAGAGTCTACAGGGGAGTAAGCAGCAAGCTGCCATTAATGGTGGGCGTAGAAGCTGCATTAGAAAGGCCCCTAAGGAgattgagaagaagaagagtgtaCAATGGGTGGATAACTTGGGGAAAGAACTGGTTGAGATCAAGGAGTTTGAAACCag TGAAACAGGAGACACCGATAATGAAGATGAAAACCGACAATGTTTTTGCGTTATTCTTTGA